From Pseudorasbora parva isolate DD20220531a chromosome 25, ASM2467924v1, whole genome shotgun sequence, one genomic window encodes:
- the LOC137065285 gene encoding uncharacterized protein isoform X4, with translation MKLNRTEPKSLFTLILVFLITSIHAEASRDADLRVLIVGMRGDSRLSAAEILSGRTDGGQEDREIVKTPVMTDEGRRMMLVTGPNLCEEDTARQSFTTALFLSAPGPHAVLMLLNLEDQESEQCDIVSRAQELLGAEVLQYCIVLLQQNQQERLTGASRGIAGEMINACGGRFHMIRDSEPKPAQTAALLAEIHKLVWLNGGKFHSGLNETQRLEAERLELLKRLKEIGGKLEDNQVSSAVSDTLGVVGWSLIVSLTAVVLATERKVKMLIFQATLAGLVTFMASSRNALGPHVAFALNLALCSTVATVFIRHLPMRKGANMGNITTEFLFTVGLGVTLGSVAGIRTFSDVFLACFAAIGVTVGAFAFLKLSFELKKMNVRELFLLFMFCAVGAELMMLCVIVITALFGVTLTVILVITMIVIASNSLDPNMQNNVVDLLPALVFFPCGCVFIGSAVLMLELLLCFLKVCIEYLLGSYLFYPTLLLGSLMLIGHHRS, from the exons ATGAAACTAAACAGGACAGAACCAAAATCTCTCTTCACTCTGATTCTTGTATTTCTCATCACATCCATACATGCTGAAG CTTCTCGTGATGCTGATTTGAGAGTCCTGATTGTGGGAATGCGAGGCGACTCCAGATTGAGCGCTGCAGAGATTCTGTCAGGAAGGACAGACGGTGGACAGGAGGACAGAGAGATTGTAAAGACTCCAGTAATGACAGACGAGGGCCGTAGAATGATGCTGGTCACTGGACCAAACCTCTGTGAGGAGGACACAGCGAGACAGAGCTTCACAACAGCGCTGTTCCTCTCGGCTCCTGGACCTCACGCCGTTTTAATGCTCCTGAATCTGGAAGATCAAGAATCAGAGCAGTGTGATATTGTGAGCCGAGCCCAGGAGCTGCTGGGAGCAGAAGTTCTGCAGTACTGCATTGTTCTTCTGCAGCAAAATCAGCAGGAACGTCTGACAGGAGCGTCCAGAGGGATCGCTGGAGAAATGATCAACGCATGTGGAGGCAGATTTCACATGATCCGAGACTCTGAACCCAAACCTGCTCAAACAGCCGCTCTCCTAGCAGAAATACACAAGCTAGTTTGGCTCAATGGAGGAAAATTTCACTCCGGATTGAATGAGACCCAGCGGTTAGAAGCCGAAAGGCTGGAACTTTTGAAAAGACTAAAAGAAATAGGCGGCAAACTTGAAGATAATCAGGTTTCATCTGCAGTGTCTGACACTTTAGGAGTGGTCGGGTGGAGCCTGATCGTCTCGCTGACTGCAGTTGTTCTGGCTACTGAAAGGAAggtcaaaatgttaatttttcagGCAACTTTAGCTGGACTCGTGACATTTATGGCATCTTCCAGAAATGCTTTGGGTCCACATGTTGCGTTTGCGCTAAATTTGGCTCTGTGCTCCACAGTCGCGACTGTCTTTATTAGGCATCTACCAATGCGCAAGGGAGCTAATATGGGAAACATCACAACAGAGTTTTTATTTACAGTAGGTTTAGGAGTGACCCTTGGATCAGTCGCTGGCATAAGGACTTTTTCTGATGTTTTCCTAGCATGCTTTGCTGCTATTGGAGTCACAGTCGGTGCTTTTGCGTTTTTAAAGTTATCATTTGAGCTCAAAAAAATGAACGTACGAGAATTATTTCTGTTATTCATGTTTTGTGCAGTTGGTGCAGAGCTCATGATGTTGTGTGTGATTGTGATCACCGCTCTGTTTGGAGTGACGCTCACAGTAATTCTGGTCATAACCATGATTGTAATCGCATCTAACAGTTTAGATCCCAACATGCAGAATAATGTAGTTGATTTACTTCCAGCTTTAGTGTTTTTTCCATGTGGTTGTGTGTTTATTGGTTCAGCTGTTC
- the LOC137065285 gene encoding uncharacterized protein isoform X3 — MKLNRTEPKWLFKLILVFLITSIHAEASRDADLRVLIVGMRGDSRLSAAEILSGRTDGGQEDREIVKTPVMTDEGRRMMLVTGPNLCEEDTARQSFTTALFLSAPGPHAVLMLLNLEDQESEQCDIVSRAQELLGAEVLQYCIVLLQQNQQERLTGASRGIAGEMINACGGRFHMIRDSEPKPAQTAALLAEIHKLVWLNGGKFHSGLNETQRLEAERLELLKRLKEIGGKLEDNQVSSAVSDTLGVVGWSLIVSLTAVVLATERKVKMLIFQATLAGLVTFMASSRNALGPHVAFALNLALCSTVATVFIRHLPMRKGANMGNITTEFLFTVGLGVTLGSVAGIRTFSDVFLACFAAIGVTVGAFAFLKLSFELKKMNVRELFLLFMFCAVGAELMMLCVIVITALFGVTLTVILVITMIVIASNSLDPNMQNNVVDLLPALVFFPCGCVFIGSAVLMLELLLCFLKVCIEYLLGSYLFYPTLLLGSLMLIGHHRS, encoded by the exons ATGAAACTAAACAGGACAGAACCAAAATGGCTCTTCAAACTGATTCTTGTATTTCTCATCACATCTATACATGCTGAAG CTTCTCGTGATGCTGATTTGAGAGTCCTGATTGTGGGAATGCGAGGCGACTCCAGATTGAGCGCTGCAGAGATTCTGTCAGGAAGGACAGACGGTGGACAGGAGGACAGAGAGATTGTAAAGACTCCAGTAATGACAGACGAGGGCCGTAGAATGATGCTGGTCACTGGACCAAACCTCTGTGAGGAGGACACAGCGAGACAGAGCTTCACAACAGCGCTGTTCCTCTCGGCTCCTGGACCTCACGCCGTTTTAATGCTCCTGAATCTGGAAGATCAAGAATCAGAGCAGTGTGATATTGTGAGCCGAGCCCAGGAGCTGCTGGGAGCAGAAGTTCTGCAGTACTGCATTGTTCTTCTGCAGCAAAATCAGCAGGAACGTCTGACAGGAGCGTCCAGAGGGATCGCTGGAGAAATGATCAACGCATGTGGAGGCAGATTTCACATGATCCGAGACTCTGAACCCAAACCTGCTCAAACAGCCGCTCTCCTAGCAGAAATACACAAGCTAGTTTGGCTCAATGGAGGAAAATTTCACTCCGGATTGAATGAGACCCAGCGGTTAGAAGCCGAAAGGCTGGAACTTTTGAAAAGACTAAAAGAAATAGGCGGCAAACTTGAAGATAATCAGGTTTCATCTGCAGTGTCTGACACTTTAGGAGTGGTCGGGTGGAGCCTGATCGTCTCGCTGACTGCAGTTGTTCTGGCTACTGAAAGGAAggtcaaaatgttaatttttcagGCAACTTTAGCTGGACTCGTGACATTTATGGCATCTTCCAGAAATGCTTTGGGTCCACATGTTGCGTTTGCGCTAAATTTGGCTCTGTGCTCCACAGTCGCGACTGTCTTTATTAGGCATCTACCAATGCGCAAGGGAGCTAATATGGGAAACATCACAACAGAGTTTTTATTTACAGTAGGTTTAGGAGTGACCCTTGGATCAGTCGCTGGCATAAGGACTTTTTCTGATGTTTTCCTAGCATGCTTTGCTGCTATTGGAGTCACAGTCGGTGCTTTTGCGTTTTTAAAGTTATCATTTGAGCTCAAAAAAATGAACGTACGAGAATTATTTCTGTTATTCATGTTTTGTGCAGTTGGTGCAGAGCTCATGATGTTGTGTGTGATTGTGATCACCGCTCTGTTTGGAGTGACGCTCACAGTAATTCTGGTCATAACCATGATTGTAATCGCATCTAACAGTTTAGATCCCAACATGCAGAATAATGTAGTTGATTTACTTCCAGCTTTAGTGTTTTTTCCATGTGGTTGTGTGTTTATTGGTTCAGCTGTTC